One Actinomycetota bacterium DNA window includes the following coding sequences:
- a CDS encoding DUF364 domain-containing protein, with protein sequence MILDELLAQLHDQIPKPPEVNRISTGDRYIAVKLGQKAGVAYRPKMDSIPIELKDAFCLAELALSGNLMERAIGIATINALSWLIIPQRLKYRRGDPTECIDIQGRTITMIGFFTPLVRRFASAQEIRVVERESFLPDEQTCCLPERQALKCPNVRYFTSAQVGDAVRGAHAVIITGSALVYGGIEDYLQRAKISEEVMVVGPTSSMLPEPFFRRGATAVGGIEIFDADMLMDIVESGGGTRDIINRCARKIWFRREDFTDQL encoded by the coding sequence ATGATATTAGATGAACTCCTGGCTCAATTACACGATCAGATCCCTAAGCCTCCAGAGGTAAATCGCATTTCTACTGGTGATCGCTATATTGCGGTTAAACTCGGACAAAAAGCCGGTGTTGCATATAGACCAAAGATGGATTCGATACCCATTGAGTTGAAAGATGCCTTCTGCCTTGCTGAACTGGCTCTGAGTGGTAACTTAATGGAGCGAGCCATCGGAATTGCCACCATAAATGCCCTCTCCTGGCTGATAATACCCCAACGATTAAAATACAGGCGTGGAGATCCCACCGAGTGTATAGATATCCAGGGCAGGACTATAACGATGATTGGTTTTTTTACCCCTTTGGTGAGGAGGTTTGCAAGTGCGCAGGAAATCAGAGTAGTTGAACGAGAGTCTTTCCTGCCTGACGAGCAGACCTGCTGCTTACCCGAAAGACAAGCACTAAAATGTCCAAATGTTAGATATTTTACCTCTGCTCAAGTCGGTGACGCGGTGAGGGGTGCCCACGCCGTCATAATCACGGGATCGGCACTTGTCTATGGGGGAATAGAGGATTACTTACAGCGGGCTAAAATTTCAGAAGAAGTGATGGTGGTCGGACCCACTTCTTCAATGCTTCCTGAACCATTTTTCAGGAGGGGAGCGACCGCGGTGGGCGGAATCGAGATATTCGATGCCGATATGCTCATGGACATTGTGGAGAGTGGTGGTGGAACCCGTGACATCATCAACAGGTGTGCCAGAAAGATCTGGTTTAGAAGAGAGGATTTCACCGATCAACTTTAG
- a CDS encoding ferrous iron transporter B, with the protein MRILLMGNPNVGKSVIFSRLTGTDVIASNYPGTTVEFTKGTMKLNGERAEVIDVPGTYTLEPVSKAEEVAVEMLHEGDVVIQVVDATNLERNLYLTLQLIEKKVPLIMALNLWDEAKHIGIKIDVKKLEKLLGVPVVPTVAVTGEGIKELVSRLPHARISVYRSTDHEKWGDIGKMIAQVQSVTHRHHTPLEKLGDLSIKPVTGIPLSILVMYLAFQITRFIGEGLIGYVFEPLFELYTPLAMKISQLLGPGFLHDILIGTLIKGEIDYTQSMGVLTTGLFVPFAMVLPYVFSFYLTLSFLEDCGYLPRLAVLIDNVMHRLGLHGSAIIPMLLGLGCNVPGILATRILETRRQRFIAATLTAICIPCTAMLAVVVGLVGKYGPQGLGIVFVTLFIVWVILGTLLDKLLKGESPEIFLEIPPYRIPYWGALLKKLWMRIKYFLREGVPYVLLGVFIANVLYTLGVIDFVGRIASPVIVGLLGLTKETAAALIIGFLRKDVAVGMLLPLGLTMKQLIIASVVLTMYFPCVATFAVLFRELGVKDMMKSAGIMIVGAILVGSLLNLIL; encoded by the coding sequence ATGAGGATACTCCTCATGGGGAACCCCAACGTTGGCAAAAGTGTCATTTTTTCTAGGTTAACGGGAACCGATGTCATCGCCTCCAATTATCCCGGTACCACAGTGGAATTCACCAAGGGCACCATGAAGCTCAATGGGGAGAGGGCAGAGGTCATAGACGTACCGGGGACGTATACTCTTGAACCCGTTTCAAAAGCGGAAGAAGTAGCTGTGGAGATGTTGCATGAGGGAGATGTGGTTATCCAGGTCGTTGATGCTACAAATTTAGAAAGGAACTTGTACCTCACGCTTCAACTCATAGAGAAGAAGGTGCCCTTAATCATGGCACTTAATCTTTGGGATGAAGCTAAGCACATAGGGATAAAGATCGATGTAAAAAAGCTTGAGAAACTTTTGGGGGTACCCGTAGTCCCCACCGTTGCTGTCACCGGTGAAGGAATCAAGGAACTAGTCTCCCGCTTGCCACATGCAAGGATTTCAGTTTATAGAAGTACTGACCACGAAAAGTGGGGAGACATTGGAAAGATGATAGCACAGGTTCAAAGCGTCACCCATCGCCATCACACTCCTTTGGAAAAACTCGGGGATTTGAGCATCAAGCCTGTAACGGGAATTCCTCTCTCCATACTCGTCATGTATCTTGCTTTTCAAATCACAAGATTCATCGGTGAAGGATTAATCGGATACGTATTTGAGCCTCTATTTGAACTCTATACACCACTGGCTATGAAAATAAGTCAGCTGCTAGGACCTGGATTTCTGCACGACATCCTGATCGGAACTTTAATAAAAGGGGAGATTGACTACACTCAGTCCATGGGGGTCCTCACCACGGGCTTGTTCGTTCCTTTTGCAATGGTTTTGCCTTACGTATTCTCTTTTTATTTGACTTTAAGCTTCTTGGAAGATTGCGGTTACCTCCCGCGTTTGGCTGTGTTAATTGACAATGTTATGCATCGATTGGGGTTACACGGTTCTGCAATAATCCCCATGTTGCTCGGTTTGGGGTGTAATGTTCCAGGAATTTTAGCCACAAGAATTTTAGAAACGAGGAGACAAAGATTCATTGCTGCTACGTTAACGGCAATTTGTATTCCTTGCACAGCTATGTTGGCTGTTGTTGTTGGATTGGTGGGTAAATATGGACCCCAGGGTTTAGGAATAGTTTTTGTCACTCTTTTTATAGTCTGGGTCATCCTCGGTACCTTACTGGATAAACTTCTTAAAGGGGAAAGCCCAGAAATATTTTTAGAAATTCCGCCTTATCGAATTCCATACTGGGGAGCTCTCTTAAAAAAGCTGTGGATGCGAATAAAATATTTTTTGAGGGAAGGGGTTCCCTATGTACTGCTGGGGGTATTTATTGCTAATGTTCTGTACACCTTGGGAGTAATTGATTTTGTCGGAAGAATAGCTTCACCGGTGATAGTGGGACTTTTGGGTCTTACTAAAGAGACCGCCGCCGCTTTGATCATTGGATTCCTCCGCAAAGACGTAGCGGTGGGGATGTTATTGCCCCTTGGCTTGACCATGAAGCAACTCATCATTGCCAGCGTGGTACTAACCATGTACTTTCCCTGCGTGGCTACCTTTGCGGTTCTCTTTAGAGAATTGGGAGTAAAAGATATGATGAAATCCGCGGGGATAATGATAGTTGGTGCTATCCTGGTGGGAAGCCTACTCAATCTCATCCTATAA
- a CDS encoding FeoA family protein, with product MEVTLDELEIERPAEIKRIMGGFGFQRRIAALGLRVGKIVRKVASEPLRGPIVVEVDGTRVALGRGMSMKIFVEEIEE from the coding sequence ATGGAGGTAACCTTGGACGAACTGGAAATTGAAAGACCTGCGGAGATAAAACGCATAATGGGTGGATTCGGTTTTCAGAGGAGAATAGCGGCTCTGGGTTTGAGAGTAGGAAAGATTGTGCGAAAGGTTGCCTCCGAGCCCTTGAGGGGACCCATCGTAGTTGAGGTTGATGGTACCCGAGTTGCTTTGGGAAGGGGCATGTCCATGAAAATCTTCGTCGAGGAGATTGAGGAATGA
- a CDS encoding Fur family transcriptional regulator, with protein MHRVDEYFRKLKSKGFKLTPQRVRILKAIGLAEGHLDAEEIYHLVNRECPPVGLATVYRTLDLLKKLGVVNGLGFGEGHQHYEISPEHHHHLVCLKCGSIEEFDEQVVAKLEAVDKLEKELSGKLGFKIIDHQLEFYGYCSKCRKI; from the coding sequence ATGCACAGAGTAGATGAATATTTTAGGAAGTTAAAATCGAAAGGATTTAAGCTCACCCCACAGAGGGTTCGAATTCTAAAGGCCATAGGTCTGGCTGAGGGGCATCTCGATGCTGAAGAAATTTACCATTTGGTAAATAGAGAATGCCCTCCAGTTGGATTGGCTACGGTTTATCGCACCCTAGATTTACTGAAAAAGCTCGGAGTCGTCAATGGTTTGGGTTTTGGTGAGGGGCACCAACATTATGAGATTAGCCCCGAGCATCACCATCATTTGGTTTGTCTAAAATGTGGAAGTATCGAGGAATTTGATGAGCAAGTTGTGGCAAAGCTCGAAGCTGTCGACAAGCTTGAGAAGGAGTTGAGCGGAAAGCTTGGGTTTAAGATCATCGATCACCAATTGGAATTCTATGGTTATTGTTCAAAATGTCGGAAAATCTAA
- a CDS encoding DUF5667 domain-containing protein, translating into MNVKKIISTLIVALLILSAAAPAIATEEEPEPGLTPDSPFYFLKTWVEKIQLFFTFSPKGKVTLLMKFAETRLAEAQAMVKRGKPEIAEKCVDCYEKCLERAGEEIKKKDKVDKDVYETVAEATSKHTAVLQGLPEKVSEQAQDAIEHAIEVSRRGHDRALEALERKGPPEEKGKYRKEYQPKVRENYENRERTRHEEEENDHEEEENELRIREEYQNREKPQSDKED; encoded by the coding sequence ATGAACGTCAAGAAAATAATCTCAACGCTCATTGTCGCCCTGCTCATTTTGTCAGCTGCAGCTCCAGCTATAGCAACTGAAGAAGAGCCAGAACCAGGACTGACTCCAGATAGCCCCTTCTACTTCCTGAAGACCTGGGTTGAGAAGATTCAGCTTTTCTTCACCTTCTCACCCAAGGGCAAAGTGACTCTTCTAATGAAGTTCGCAGAAACGAGATTGGCTGAAGCTCAAGCTATGGTGAAGAGAGGTAAACCCGAAATAGCTGAAAAATGCGTGGATTGCTACGAGAAATGTCTGGAGAGAGCTGGGGAAGAAATTAAGAAAAAGGATAAAGTGGACAAAGACGTCTATGAAACAGTGGCCGAAGCCACATCAAAGCATACTGCAGTATTACAGGGACTCCCGGAGAAAGTATCCGAGCAAGCCCAAGATGCGATCGAGCATGCGATCGAAGTCTCCAGAAGGGGACACGACAGGGCTCTCGAGGCTCTAGAAAGGAAAGGACCTCCAGAAGAAAAAGGTAAATATCGGAAGGAATATCAACCAAAGGTTCGAGAAAACTATGAAAACAGGGAACGAACCAGACACGAGGAGGAGGAAAACGATCACGAGGAGGAGGAAAACGAACTTCGCATCCGAGAAGAATACCAAAATAGAGAAAAACCCCAAAGTGACAAAGAAGACTAA
- a CDS encoding energy-coupling factor transporter ATPase: MTDSVIVIEDLTYTYPNSDQPTLKDVNLEIERGEFVLVVGKSGCGKSTLVRCINGLIPHLFGGEINGRVLVHGKEVGKHPIWKLARHVGMVFQNPTSQLFTLTVENEVAFGPENFGVPREDLERRVDWALECVGMKESRSKSVFELSDGQKQRVAIAANLSMFPDILILDEPTSNLDARGTQELFEVLEDLKRSGKTIVLIEHRIDHAIKCADKVIIMDSGEIKLIDSPSILLKDQVRKFGIRSPKAGFSLANLSERSDSADPLVKVLNLHYSYGEEFAIENVSTEIYDGEAIGIMGSNGSGKTTLVKCFVGLLKPTRGKVIVDGTDTHKVDVSTLARKVGLVLQNPDHQLFMDTVYNEVSFGLKYQNLPERGIKERVKDALEMMGLWELRDRHPHSLSEGQKQRVTIASTLVRKPEVLILDEPTSGMDGYHMRMLVDKLNELKKDLTIVLVSHDAEMISKVCDRVMVLDEGRIVSVATILPSPRV, encoded by the coding sequence GTGACGGATTCCGTGATTGTGATCGAGGATCTTACATACACTTATCCTAACTCCGATCAACCCACGTTGAAGGATGTTAACCTGGAAATCGAAAGAGGAGAGTTTGTTTTAGTTGTTGGCAAAAGCGGTTGTGGGAAATCGACCTTGGTGAGGTGCATTAATGGGCTTATCCCACATCTCTTTGGCGGGGAAATAAATGGCAGAGTGCTGGTTCACGGAAAAGAGGTTGGGAAACATCCCATCTGGAAATTGGCTCGGCATGTGGGCATGGTTTTCCAGAATCCAACATCTCAACTTTTCACTCTGACAGTTGAAAATGAAGTGGCATTCGGTCCAGAAAACTTTGGAGTACCCAGAGAGGACCTTGAAAGAAGGGTGGACTGGGCTCTTGAATGTGTGGGCATGAAAGAGTCCAGATCGAAATCAGTTTTTGAGCTCTCCGATGGTCAAAAACAGAGAGTGGCGATTGCGGCGAATCTCTCGATGTTCCCAGATATCTTAATCCTTGATGAACCGACTTCCAATTTGGATGCCAGAGGAACTCAAGAGCTCTTTGAGGTACTAGAAGATTTGAAAAGAAGCGGGAAAACGATAGTTTTGATTGAACACAGAATAGATCATGCAATTAAATGTGCAGATAAAGTGATAATAATGGATTCCGGGGAAATTAAGCTCATCGATTCGCCGAGTATCTTGCTCAAGGATCAAGTTCGTAAATTCGGTATTCGTAGTCCCAAAGCCGGGTTTTCTCTGGCAAACCTTTCCGAGCGGAGTGATTCCGCAGATCCTTTAGTTAAAGTTCTGAATCTCCATTATTCCTACGGAGAGGAATTTGCAATTGAGAACGTTAGTACAGAGATTTACGATGGTGAAGCCATTGGAATAATGGGCTCAAACGGTTCTGGAAAGACCACGCTGGTCAAGTGTTTCGTTGGTCTATTGAAACCCACGAGAGGGAAGGTAATCGTGGACGGAACCGATACTCACAAAGTGGATGTATCGACGTTGGCAAGGAAAGTTGGATTGGTCCTTCAGAATCCAGATCATCAACTATTCATGGACACCGTATATAATGAGGTTTCATTTGGACTGAAATATCAGAATTTGCCCGAAAGAGGGATCAAAGAACGTGTTAAAGATGCACTTGAGATGATGGGTCTTTGGGAGTTAAGGGATAGACATCCTCATTCTTTGAGCGAGGGGCAGAAGCAAAGAGTAACAATAGCCTCAACACTTGTGAGAAAACCAGAAGTGCTGATCCTCGATGAGCCCACCAGCGGCATGGACGGATACCACATGCGTATGTTGGTTGATAAGCTCAATGAACTCAAGAAGGATTTAACCATAGTTTTAGTATCTCATGATGCGGAGATGATCTCAAAGGTCTGTGACAGAGTAATGGTGTTGGATGAAGGAAGAATAGTTTCTGTTGCAACTATTCTTCCTTCTCCTCGGGTCTAA
- a CDS encoding energy-coupling factor transporter transmembrane component T: protein MAKKSSIHGLDPRTKMGLVFLITILSLVVDSIVCLIILIIVLLFGLYFSKTFKEARRFLILFGFIGVILAIFGFIFTKDWTYIGRFCMKMYAMTSAGLLFALTTSPNDLAKALEKMKVPSSITFIFTTTIRFVPTLMEEVTSILDSLRLKGLKLCARDILKQPGSYYRGIIIPITIRSIKISDELAAATETRGFGAPYKRTTLKEIKFRRNDYVFLLVMMVLTIALLVVDRWRVLIP, encoded by the coding sequence TTGGCAAAGAAATCGTCCATTCATGGATTGGATCCCAGAACCAAAATGGGCTTGGTCTTTTTAATCACCATACTCAGTCTCGTAGTGGATAGCATCGTGTGCTTGATTATCCTAATTATTGTTCTGCTATTCGGTCTGTATTTTTCCAAAACATTTAAAGAGGCCAGAAGATTTCTGATATTATTTGGGTTCATTGGTGTTATCCTTGCCATTTTTGGATTTATATTCACCAAAGATTGGACCTACATAGGAAGATTTTGTATGAAGATGTACGCTATGACCAGTGCAGGATTGCTATTTGCCCTTACCACCTCACCCAATGATTTAGCCAAAGCCCTGGAAAAAATGAAAGTTCCTTCATCGATAACTTTTATATTCACTACAACCATAAGATTTGTCCCCACCCTTATGGAGGAAGTTACGTCGATATTGGATTCATTGAGGCTGAAGGGGCTGAAACTATGTGCGAGAGATATCCTAAAGCAGCCAGGAAGTTACTATAGAGGGATCATAATTCCAATAACCATTCGCTCCATCAAAATATCTGATGAGCTGGCTGCGGCTACGGAAACAAGGGGATTTGGAGCTCCATATAAGAGAACTACGCTGAAGGAAATAAAATTTCGGAGAAATGATTACGTTTTCCTTCTTGTGATGATGGTTTTAACCATAGCACTTTTAGTCGTTGACCGGTGGAGAGTGCTGATTCCGTGA
- a CDS encoding MptD family putative ECF transporter S component, which produces MEYFDRRELVFIGMICVMTIVVVWVVNMTAAAIAPGAPGLKSMTAGFFGSIVIAIGLAKVKKVGTLSLIGITTGLFHGFISPAVPILFPSSAIGGIFGDIITKLLRGDYSSRKLIILACANKVFAGTLIIFILMILFGFPRAIMNPFVILAISAVCSILGAAGGYIGTSISGELKKAGVIQ; this is translated from the coding sequence ATGGAATATTTTGACCGAAGAGAACTTGTCTTCATTGGCATGATATGTGTGATGACCATCGTGGTGGTTTGGGTGGTGAATATGACCGCAGCGGCAATCGCTCCAGGTGCACCCGGTCTTAAATCAATGACCGCGGGATTTTTTGGCAGCATCGTGATCGCCATAGGACTTGCTAAGGTTAAAAAGGTTGGAACATTGAGTCTCATCGGAATAACAACCGGGCTTTTCCATGGTTTTATATCCCCTGCTGTGCCAATTTTATTCCCTTCATCGGCCATTGGTGGGATATTCGGAGATATAATCACGAAACTCCTCCGTGGTGATTACTCAAGTAGGAAATTGATCATCTTGGCTTGTGCAAACAAAGTTTTTGCTGGAACTTTGATCATTTTCATTTTGATGATACTTTTCGGCTTTCCAAGAGCTATAATGAATCCTTTTGTTATCCTTGCAATCTCTGCTGTTTGCTCCATCTTGGGAGCCGCCGGTGGGTATATTGGAACAAGCATATCAGGGGAGCTGAAAAAAGCTGGGGTGATCCAATAA
- the bchH gene encoding magnesium chelatase subunit H has protein sequence MKLPELVPTRITAILTSTSMSKWISEALQQIREEYGDIIKVRLYNWHEIEEELVEDSTLGKNLQNADIVLIDIRGGGRPSKIVSETLSSTKNTVIVLCGGSEYVLSLTRMGSFSMDKIMQRRKTTGIDYKKIQKISNMIDKMGKILPLGFLKHARNWIIAMKYWSNGGTENIKNLLLFIVKNYGKNRVKVKLNPPIEYPEEGIYDPFEQKFYGTLDAYLRDHKLEKPYTVGMLSFGGMHLEECYVGIKALMEKLKPYANIIPTFSSSMEGCKDIKEFFYKNGKPIVDAVVSFRWFRLNGGPLGGDPQVTLDTLQNLDVPVFDGTPMLMREIQKWKASEIGLSPLEVVTAVTLPELDGIIEPIPSSGLAEVGYDRNIEGRVKTILPIDDRIERMAQRVLNWVKLHGKRNSNKRIAFIIFNYPPGEDNLGSAAYLDVFESMKRILQRLKKEGYSVGDLPEKSLHELFLEQSVVNSGKWIAQKKLIANLINIDRPTYSKWFDELPESIKESVIRDWGSPPGNVMVHNGRLLIPGIEFGNIFVGIQPSRGVHENPEKAYHDKALAPHHQYIAFYKWLENEFKADAVVHVGTHGTLEFTAGKEIGLSRECFPDNLIGNLPHIYIYWVTNSSEATIAKRRSYATIVNHMTPTFTSSSLYDELSKLDDLIAEYNEARVQDPLRAQRVEEQILKVTKELNFRSESIEEIHSEIFEIKRSIIPKGLHIMGEKYDDDGLVEFLTFILRYDRGEIKSLHRILLESQGINYDWAMKNPGESLGGKTYAQILEDIESKARDLARKVLFESLNDALKSVEVSKDLTFELEKTLKFGLKVIEDYRRGDELGGLIHALEGRYTYPNIGGDPIRTPDVLPTGSNTFQFDPRMVPSDAAYERGSEIAENTLKRYRHIHGYPESVGVVLWGFETMKTRGETIGQILRYIGVRPIGSVWDKRLKVIPLEELGRPRIDVLVTICGIFRDTFPNVIKLLDEAFNLVASLDESENMNYVKKHSTEILEEIEPGVEHREKMANARIYGPSAAQYATRVTNLIETSNWKEEKTIGKVYISSMKHAYGYNLHAVEAEKVLKAMLSKVELVSQVRDTHEYEIIELDHYYEFFGGLSKAVETTSGKKPEMLISDTTKEIIKTENVEDAIERGVRARLLNPKWIDGMLKHDFHGAQKIADRVEYVLGLAATTNRVDNWIWSGIAERYIFDEEMRKRMAENNRFATAEIVNRLLEANKRGYWDATDEQIEKLKGAYLEIEGWIEEKL, from the coding sequence ATGAAATTGCCTGAACTGGTGCCCACAAGGATCACGGCGATACTTACGTCGACTTCCATGTCGAAGTGGATATCCGAAGCCCTGCAACAGATCAGGGAAGAATATGGGGACATCATCAAAGTGAGGCTATACAACTGGCACGAGATTGAAGAAGAATTAGTGGAGGATAGCACCTTAGGGAAGAATCTACAGAACGCGGATATCGTGCTCATCGACATTAGGGGCGGAGGGCGTCCCTCAAAGATTGTTTCCGAGACACTCTCCAGTACAAAGAATACCGTGATCGTGCTCTGTGGAGGATCGGAGTACGTATTGAGCCTCACCAGGATGGGGTCATTCTCCATGGATAAGATCATGCAACGCAGGAAAACCACCGGCATTGATTATAAAAAGATTCAGAAAATCTCGAACATGATCGATAAGATGGGCAAAATTCTTCCCCTCGGTTTCTTAAAGCACGCCAGAAATTGGATAATTGCCATGAAATACTGGAGCAATGGCGGAACGGAGAATATAAAGAACCTATTGCTTTTCATCGTTAAAAATTACGGAAAAAATAGGGTCAAGGTTAAACTCAATCCTCCAATAGAGTATCCCGAAGAGGGAATCTACGATCCCTTTGAACAAAAGTTTTATGGTACCTTGGATGCTTATCTACGGGATCATAAACTCGAGAAACCATATACCGTGGGAATGCTTTCTTTCGGAGGCATGCATCTTGAGGAGTGCTATGTGGGCATCAAGGCCCTCATGGAAAAGCTAAAACCCTACGCCAATATCATTCCAACTTTTTCAAGTTCCATGGAAGGTTGCAAGGATATCAAGGAGTTTTTCTACAAGAATGGGAAACCCATCGTCGATGCCGTGGTCAGCTTTCGATGGTTTAGACTTAATGGAGGACCTCTCGGTGGAGATCCACAGGTCACTTTAGATACTCTGCAGAACCTCGATGTACCCGTCTTTGACGGCACACCCATGCTCATGCGGGAGATTCAAAAGTGGAAAGCTTCAGAGATCGGTCTATCCCCCCTGGAGGTCGTCACCGCCGTTACCCTTCCTGAACTCGATGGAATTATTGAGCCAATACCATCGAGTGGTCTCGCTGAGGTCGGATACGACCGGAATATCGAAGGCAGAGTGAAGACCATTCTGCCCATTGATGATCGCATTGAAAGAATGGCGCAAAGAGTTTTGAATTGGGTGAAGCTTCACGGAAAAAGGAATTCCAATAAGAGGATTGCCTTCATCATATTCAATTATCCACCGGGTGAAGACAATCTGGGCAGTGCCGCTTATCTCGATGTATTTGAAAGCATGAAAAGGATATTACAGAGATTAAAAAAGGAAGGTTATAGTGTGGGTGACTTGCCGGAAAAATCCTTACATGAACTATTTTTAGAGCAGTCGGTAGTAAACTCTGGCAAATGGATTGCTCAGAAAAAGTTGATAGCCAATCTCATAAATATTGATCGCCCCACGTATTCCAAATGGTTTGATGAGCTTCCCGAAAGCATCAAAGAATCGGTGATCCGTGACTGGGGTTCTCCCCCGGGAAATGTGATGGTCCACAATGGTAGGCTACTCATCCCGGGCATCGAATTCGGAAATATCTTTGTGGGCATTCAACCATCCAGGGGTGTTCATGAGAATCCTGAGAAGGCGTATCACGATAAAGCTCTGGCACCACATCACCAGTATATTGCCTTCTATAAGTGGTTAGAGAACGAATTCAAAGCTGATGCCGTTGTTCACGTGGGTACTCACGGAACTCTGGAATTCACCGCTGGGAAAGAGATTGGGCTCTCCCGGGAATGCTTTCCCGATAACTTGATTGGGAATCTGCCCCATATTTATATCTATTGGGTTACCAACTCCTCGGAGGCAACCATCGCCAAGAGGAGAAGTTACGCCACCATCGTTAATCACATGACTCCCACATTTACCTCTTCCAGTCTCTACGATGAACTTTCGAAACTGGATGATTTGATCGCCGAATATAATGAGGCGAGGGTTCAAGATCCGCTCAGAGCTCAGAGGGTCGAGGAGCAAATCCTCAAAGTTACCAAAGAACTGAATTTCCGGAGCGAATCCATAGAGGAAATTCACAGTGAAATATTTGAGATTAAACGATCCATTATCCCTAAGGGCTTGCATATAATGGGCGAAAAATACGATGACGATGGATTGGTTGAGTTCCTCACCTTCATTCTTCGTTACGATAGGGGGGAGATTAAATCACTCCATCGGATACTCCTTGAATCTCAAGGTATAAATTATGATTGGGCGATGAAGAATCCTGGCGAGTCTTTGGGGGGAAAGACATATGCCCAAATTTTGGAGGATATCGAATCCAAGGCAAGAGATCTCGCGAGGAAGGTACTGTTTGAATCGCTGAATGATGCTTTGAAGTCGGTTGAAGTATCGAAGGATCTAACCTTTGAGCTTGAGAAAACTTTGAAGTTTGGGCTGAAAGTCATCGAGGACTATAGGAGGGGAGATGAGCTTGGAGGTCTCATCCACGCCTTGGAAGGGAGGTATACTTATCCAAACATTGGGGGAGATCCCATACGCACCCCCGATGTTCTTCCCACGGGTAGCAATACCTTTCAATTCGATCCCCGGATGGTCCCCAGCGATGCTGCTTATGAGCGTGGCTCAGAGATAGCCGAAAATACGCTTAAACGGTATCGTCATATTCACGGATATCCGGAGAGCGTAGGGGTAGTCCTTTGGGGCTTTGAGACCATGAAGACCAGAGGCGAAACAATCGGTCAGATACTGAGATACATCGGCGTGAGACCAATTGGCTCAGTTTGGGATAAGAGATTAAAAGTTATCCCCCTTGAGGAACTGGGTCGTCCCCGAATAGATGTCCTGGTGACCATCTGCGGCATCTTCAGAGACACATTCCCGAATGTTATCAAGTTGTTGGATGAGGCCTTCAACCTGGTTGCATCCTTAGATGAGAGCGAGAATATGAATTATGTTAAGAAACACTCCACGGAAATCCTAGAGGAGATTGAGCCTGGAGTTGAGCATAGGGAGAAAATGGCAAATGCTAGAATCTATGGACCGAGCGCCGCCCAGTATGCCACAAGGGTGACCAATCTCATTGAGACGTCGAACTGGAAGGAGGAGAAGACCATAGGTAAGGTGTACATCTCAAGCATGAAACATGCTTACGGTTATAATCTTCACGCTGTTGAAGCGGAAAAGGTTTTAAAGGCGATGCTCTCAAAGGTGGAATTGGTCTCCCAGGTAAGAGACACGCATGAATACGAGATAATAGAGCTCGACCATTACTACGAGTTCTTTGGAGGACTGTCCAAGGCAGTTGAAACCACAAGTGGCAAAAAACCGGAGATGCTCATCTCCGACACCACAAAAGAGATTATAAAAACCGAGAATGTGGAGGATGCCATTGAGAGAGGGGTGAGAGCCAGACTTCTCAATCCAAAGTGGATCGATGGGATGTTGAAACACGACTTCCACGGTGCTCAGAAGATTGCGGACAGAGTGGAATATGTACTGGGCTTGGCGGCGACCACCAATCGTGTGGACAACTGGATATGGAGTGGGATCGCTGAACGCTATATCTTCGATGAGGAAATGCGAAAACGAATGGCGGAAAATAACCGCTTCGCCACCGCAGAAATAGTCAACAGGTTGCTTGAGGCGAACAAGCGAGGTTACTGGGATGCCACCGATGAACAAATTGAGAAATTAAAGGGGGCATACTTGGAAATCGAAGGTTGGATAGAAGAGAAGCTATAA